The Nitrospinota bacterium DNA window TAATAATCTAATAAGATCAGAAACCAAAAGACCCCCCTGAACATAATAAAAAAGAGATAATAAAAAAATAATAATTTGATTCATTGAAAAAGTCAATATGGTGTTTTGTGAGGTAAAAATGTTCTTTAGCCCTGTTTATCTTTTTCTATCCAGAAAATTCTTTTTTATTACGGAAAGTTGACTTTAAGCTAAAGGCAAAATATAATTTGAGCCATTTATGAAATTGAGTTTTTTATATCTATGGAGAAATGATTATGAATCATAAAGTCAAAAGAAGAGATTTCTTGAGAATCATAGGTGGTTTAAGCATAGGTTCGCTGTTCCCTCCTTATATGAAGCTTCTTGCAGATGCATCTTTGGATTTACCGGAGATGGTTATCTCAGAAGGAAAAGACCCTTTTAAAATAACCTTAAGAGCAATAGAGGGATTGGGAGGGATGAAACGGTTTGTCAAAAGGGGAGATGTGGTTGTGATCAAACCAAATATAGGATGGGATAGAACACCTGAACAGGCGGCCAATACAAATCCTGATGTGGTAAAGGCAGCAGTAATAATGTGTTTTGATGCAGAAGCAAAAAAGGTAAAGATTTTTGACAGATCAGTAAATGACCCTAGAAGGTGTTATATGAGAAGCGGTATATTTGATACCGTTAAAGATACAGGGGCAGAGCTCTCGCATATTGATCCGAGAAAATTTAAGGAAGTGAGTATTAAGGGAGAATATTTGAAAACATGGCCTGTATATCAAGATATCCTCGAATCAGACACTATTATAAACATTCCTATTGCCAAAGATCACAGCACTGCCCTCCTTACAATGGCTATGAAAAACTGGATGGGAGTAATAGGAGGAAATAGAGGGTGGCTTCATAATGATATTGATAGGTCTCTTGCAGATTTAGCAATGGCAATCAAACCTACCTTGACCATTCTCGATGCATACAGGATTTTAGTGGATAATGGACCTTCTGGGGGTGACCTGGGGGATGTTCGCCTAAAAGAGACGGTTATTGCTGGAGTTGATCAAGTTGCAGTGGATTCTTATGGTGCAACCCTCTTTGATCTCAAGGGTGAAGATTTAGGATATGTTAAAATTGCTTCAGAGAGAGGTATTGGTAATATGGATTTGAGTAAGATAAAGATAAAGAGGGTTCAATCTATTAGTTAAAATTCTCTCAAGCTATATATGAAAAGATTCCGAGTAATCATTCAGATAACCTTTTTCATTATTTTTTTTGTTCTGCTTGTCTTAACAGAATATGCTGGGAAAAATGAAATACAATACCCTGTTAAATTCTTTCTTGATTTTAATCCCCTCATCCTGATCACAACTATCCTTGCCTCTCATGGTATTCCTGCAGAGATTCCCAAGACTCTCTTCCTCTCAGTATTTTTAATTATCCTTACCGTATTCTTAGGAAGGGTTTTTTGTGGTTGGATCTGTCCTTTTGGTTCTTTAAATCATTTTATCGGTTTATCTTCGAAAAAAAAGACAAATTTGCCTGAGAGAAGTTATGGGGAGTTCGATAACCGGTATAAGTTAAAATATCTGATCCTTATATTTATTCTTATCTCGTCCCTTTTTACACTTCATATTACAGGCATACTTGATCCTTTATCCCTTCTCATCAGATCCTTTGCAATCAGCATAAACCCCATCTTAAATTATTTCTTTAGGTCGTTTTTTGATTTCTTGTATTTTACTGATATAAAGGTTATCAAAGCTATCTCAGAGCCCATCTATAGTTTATTAAAGAAGGTCTATCTATCATTCAATCAACCATACTTTTCACAGGTCTTTATTATAGGGATGTTCTTTTTTGGTATTCTCTTTTTAAATCTGATCAAAGATAGATTCTGGTGTCGTTTCCTCTGCCCTCTTGGAGCTTTGCTGGGTTTCTTTTCTCGATTTAGCTTTATTGAAATGAAGGTTGATGAGAGATGCAAACAGTGCAAAGATTGCATGAAAAAATGTCAGGGTGGAAGAATGCTCGAAAGAGAAATTCAATGGATGCCATCGGAATGTATGGTCTGTTTTTGCTGCGTAGATGAATGCAGGGAAGGTTTTTCTCATTTTAGATTTCGTTCGCCCTTTCAAAGAAGTGTTGAAGGAATCGATCTTGGGAGGAGACATATATTGACTTCAGCAGCTTTCGGGATATTCGCTGTTCCTCTAATAAAATTAGATCCGAAGAGGAAAAGACCCATACCTTCTCTTATAAGACCACCCGGGGCAGTAGAAGAGGATATTTTTTTAGAGCGTTGTGTTAAATGTGGAGAGTGCATGAAGGTTTGTCTTACAAATGGTCTTCAACCTACCCTTTTTGAGGCCGGTCTTGAGGGGATATGGTCTCCTATCCTTGTATCAAGGCTTGGGTACTGTGAATACTATTGTACTTTATGTGGTCAGGTTTGTCCAACCGGGGCTATTAAAGAATTGCCTGTTGAGGAAAAGGTAAAGATAAAGATTGGACTTGCATTTATAGATAAAGATCGTTGCCTTCCCTATGCTCTTGATAGCCCGTGTATTGTTTGTGAAGAGGTATGCCCCACACCAAAGAAAGCTATATGGTTTCGCAAAAAAGCAGTCGTTGACAAAAAAGGGAAGAAGATTATATTGCAGCAGCCCGTAGTAGATGCAGCCCTTTGTATCGGGTGTGGGATTTGTGAGAACCTCTGTCCTGTGATTGATAAACCGGCTATTGTGGTTACAAGCATAGGGGAGTCAAGGTCTAAAACAAATCAGCTTCCCTTCGTATTGGATAGGGATGTCTTTGGTAAGAGAGTTTGAAAAAGTGAAGTGAATAAATTTCTGGGTATTTTTATAAAGATTCTTATAGATAAGAGATCTATTCTATTCTTTTACGAGCAAAACCAGTAACTACTTTTTCTTTCTAAACTCAATATTCCCGTTCTTTAAAGCGACTTCTATAAGATTTCCCTTTTCAAACTCTTTTGATATAATTTTTTGAGCAAGGGGATTCTCTATAAGTTTTTCAATTGTCCTCTTTAAGGGCCGTGCACCATAAAATGGGTTAAAGCCCTCCTTGGCAAGTTTTTCTTTTACTCTATCAGTAACGATTATTTCTAATTTTTCTTCTTTGATCCTTTCTTTCAGATTATTGATGAGAAGGTCAACAATTTTTCTTATATGTCCTTCATCTAATTGATGAAATACGATAAGATCATCTACCCTGTTTAAGAATTCTGGTTTAAAAACCTTTTTTACTTCACTCAAAACCTTATTTTTGATATCTTCATATCTCTTGTCACTGGTATCTCTGCCAAAACCTATTGCTACCGAATCCTTGGTTATTAATTCGCTTCCAATATTGGATGTACCTATAATCACAGTATTTTTAAAGCTCACTGTGCGTCCATGGGCATCAGTGAGACGGCCATCATCCAAAATCTGTAAGAGCATATTGAAAACATCGGGGTGAGCCTTTTCTAATTCGTCTAAGAGGATGATGGAATAGGGGTTTCTTCTTATCTTTTCTGTCAATTGCCCAGCTTCTTCATAACCAACATATCCAGGAGGAGAGCCAATAAATTTAGAGACAGTATGTCTCTCCATATATTCTGACATATCAAGGCGGATCAGCTTATTTTCATCATCAAGGAGAAACTCTGCAAGGGCTTTGGCTAATTCAGTTTTTCCCACACCTGTGGGCCCTAAAAATATAAAGGAGCCAATCGGCCTCAACTTTTCTTTGAGCCCAGCTCTGTTTCTTCTTATCGCATCGCTAACAGCCTTTACAGCATTTTCCTGACCCACAATCCTTTTATGAATATTCATCTCCATATTCATCAGTTTCTCAGCCTCGCTCTCCAGCATTCTGGCCACAGGGATACCTGTCCAGCCTTCAACCACCTTGGCAATATCCTCCTCATCAACGATGGAATCCCCGGGCTCTATATCCTTTTTCCATTCAGATAGCTTATTCTGGAACTCTTTTTCAAGGGTGATAAATTTCTGTTGGTACTTGGCTGCCTCTTCGTAACTCTGCTTTTCATATGCATTTTTCTGCTTTTGGAGGAGGTCTTCCTTGTCTTTTTCTATTTTTCTAAGCTCTGGGGGTAGGTAGATGAGGTCAAGATGCTTTCTAGAACCAGCCTCATCGATAAGATCAATGGCCTTATCCGGAAGGAATCTATCTATGATATATCTTTCTGAGAGATTTGCAGCAGCCATCAGTGCCCCATCTTTATATTGAATTTGATGGTGGCTTTCATAATTCTTTTTTAAACCTTGAAGAATCTGGCGAGTATCTTCTACTGATGGCTCTTTAATCAAAACTATCTGAAATCTTCTCTCCAAAGCCTTATCCTTTTCTATGTGCTTTTTATATTCATCCAGCGTTGTCGCACCAATGCACTGAAGTTGACCCCTTGCTAAGGCTGATTTAAGCATATTCGAAGCATCGATGCTCCCCTCTGCAGCGCCGGCACCCACAACAGTATGGAGTTCATCAATAAAGAGTATGATCTGTCCTGCAGCTGCTAATACCTCTTCCTTTATAGACTTAAGCCTTTCTTCAAATTCTCCTCTAAATTTGGAGCCTGCAACGACTTCAGACATCTCTAACATAAGTACCCTTTTATTGACAAGGGTCTCTGGAACCTCAGCCTCTACTATCTGCTGGGCAAGACCCTCAACGATTACAGTTTTTCCTACACCCGGCTCACCTATTAGCACAGGGTTATTCTTTTTCCTGCGTGATAGAATCTGAATTACCCTTTTTATC harbors:
- a CDS encoding DUF362 domain-containing protein, yielding MNHKVKRRDFLRIIGGLSIGSLFPPYMKLLADASLDLPEMVISEGKDPFKITLRAIEGLGGMKRFVKRGDVVVIKPNIGWDRTPEQAANTNPDVVKAAVIMCFDAEAKKVKIFDRSVNDPRRCYMRSGIFDTVKDTGAELSHIDPRKFKEVSIKGEYLKTWPVYQDILESDTIINIPIAKDHSTALLTMAMKNWMGVIGGNRGWLHNDIDRSLADLAMAIKPTLTILDAYRILVDNGPSGGDLGDVRLKETVIAGVDQVAVDSYGATLFDLKGEDLGYVKIASERGIGNMDLSKIKIKRVQSIS
- a CDS encoding 4Fe-4S binding protein, with the translated sequence MKRFRVIIQITFFIIFFVLLVLTEYAGKNEIQYPVKFFLDFNPLILITTILASHGIPAEIPKTLFLSVFLIILTVFLGRVFCGWICPFGSLNHFIGLSSKKKTNLPERSYGEFDNRYKLKYLILIFILISSLFTLHITGILDPLSLLIRSFAISINPILNYFFRSFFDFLYFTDIKVIKAISEPIYSLLKKVYLSFNQPYFSQVFIIGMFFFGILFLNLIKDRFWCRFLCPLGALLGFFSRFSFIEMKVDERCKQCKDCMKKCQGGRMLEREIQWMPSECMVCFCCVDECREGFSHFRFRSPFQRSVEGIDLGRRHILTSAAFGIFAVPLIKLDPKRKRPIPSLIRPPGAVEEDIFLERCVKCGECMKVCLTNGLQPTLFEAGLEGIWSPILVSRLGYCEYYCTLCGQVCPTGAIKELPVEEKVKIKIGLAFIDKDRCLPYALDSPCIVCEEVCPTPKKAIWFRKKAVVDKKGKKIILQQPVVDAALCIGCGICENLCPVIDKPAIVVTSIGESRSKTNQLPFVLDRDVFGKRV
- a CDS encoding AAA family ATPase, with amino-acid sequence MQRYFYYCTDKLMEAVNIGSMEMLTLKQNELSPEFILLGLLEQEDSMLFDIFKDMGLEPKEIKGMLLDKIYGIQETKKKFSGDVIPTQILLTKETENLLKVAKSESERMGDKFIGVGTMFLGMLDESVGSTSKILKELGISYEKVKETLSRIKGDRHIEDKKAESKLNVLQKYTTDLTQMARKGELDPVIGREQEIKRVIQILSRRKKNNPVLIGEPGVGKTVIVEGLAQQIVEAEVPETLVNKRVLMLEMSEVVAGSKFRGEFEERLKSIKEEVLAAAGQIILFIDELHTVVGAGAAEGSIDASNMLKSALARGQLQCIGATTLDEYKKHIEKDKALERRFQIVLIKEPSVEDTRQILQGLKKNYESHHQIQYKDGALMAAANLSERYIIDRFLPDKAIDLIDEAGSRKHLDLIYLPPELRKIEKDKEDLLQKQKNAYEKQSYEEAAKYQQKFITLEKEFQNKLSEWKKDIEPGDSIVDEEDIAKVVEGWTGIPVARMLESEAEKLMNMEMNIHKRIVGQENAVKAVSDAIRRNRAGLKEKLRPIGSFIFLGPTGVGKTELAKALAEFLLDDENKLIRLDMSEYMERHTVSKFIGSPPGYVGYEEAGQLTEKIRRNPYSIILLDELEKAHPDVFNMLLQILDDGRLTDAHGRTVSFKNTVIIGTSNIGSELITKDSVAIGFGRDTSDKRYEDIKNKVLSEVKKVFKPEFLNRVDDLIVFHQLDEGHIRKIVDLLINNLKERIKEEKLEIIVTDRVKEKLAKEGFNPFYGARPLKRTIEKLIENPLAQKIISKEFEKGNLIEVALKNGNIEFRKKK